The following proteins are encoded in a genomic region of Lactiplantibacillus plantarum:
- the mfd gene encoding transcription-repair coupling factor, with protein MDIETIVEQTPDFQTILAGISPRSRQLITGLNGSARTVYLSALFHQLTHSLLIVTDNGFHASQLVDDLTSLLDEDQVFLFPAEEMIATEVATSSPESRAQRVQALNALLRDSPAVIVTSVAGARRFLPPVAQFQAATLPVAVGQDIDLEDLQRQLHDMGYVKEKLVARPGDFAVRGSIVDIYPLDADYPLRLDFFDTEVDTLKYFDPGTQRSVENLDEYTILPATDFILTTAMLQAGAQRLKTAIAAESKKLKPAERQTLADNLAQPLADMEKGIIGNDLLLYGDYLYDRKTSIFDYVAADGLVIFEEYSRLLDSEQQLLTQEADWVTDQLAHHRVLATASYGNDIRDLLRDDQHAQLLISLFQKGIGNVKLAQVTNVRTRPMQEFFGQLPALKTELDRWHKLKQTVVLMVSEAERLTKVSDTLDDFEIEAVMTKATNLQPGAVQIVQGSLQNGFEFPDGKLVIVTEQEMFKKVAKKRPRRQTLANAERLKSYTDLKPGDYVVHVNHGIGKYVGMETLEVDGVHQDYITIAYQNNAKIFIPVTQLNLVQKYVSSESKTPRINKLGGTEWTKAKRKVAAKIEDIADELVDLYAKREAEKGYAFPPDDSYQDDFDNDFPYPETPDQIRSINEIKHDMERPKPMDRLLVGDVGYGKTEVALRAAFKAIEAGKQVAFLVPTTILAQQHYETMLNRFEGYPINVGMLSRFRTTKEMKETVQQLKSGEIDIVVGTHRLLSKDVAFADLGLLIIDEEQRFGVKHKERLKALKASVDVLTLTATPIPRTLHMSMLGVRDLSVIETPPTNRYPIQTYVMEQNFGVIKEGIEREMQRNGQVFYLHNRVHDIDKVVAQIKDLVPDAAVAHIDGQMPESQLEGILYDFIRGEYDVLVTTTIIETGVDIPNVNTLFVENADRMGLSQLYQLRGRIGRSSRVAYAYFTYQQNKVLTEVGEKRLQAIKDFTELGSGFKIAMRDLSIRGAGNLLGKQQHGFIDSVGYDLYTQMLSEAVAKKRGQAAKVKTDATVELGIEAYLPTSYIEDERQKIEIYKRIRQLENNDQYMEVQDDLMDRFGDYPVEVAGLLAVGKLKLLADDALIEKIQRDDSELHLTLSKQGTAKLDTKDIFKALAKTKLKATVGIDDDKMKVKLVIQPKMQQDEWLAQLTQFVEQLSLILAEDDVASAS; from the coding sequence ATGGATATTGAAACGATTGTTGAGCAAACGCCCGACTTTCAAACAATTTTAGCAGGTATCAGCCCGCGTAGTCGGCAACTAATCACCGGATTGAACGGTTCGGCACGAACGGTTTATTTAAGCGCGCTATTTCACCAATTAACGCATTCATTACTGATCGTGACCGATAACGGTTTTCACGCGAGTCAGCTAGTGGATGATTTAACGAGTCTCTTAGATGAAGACCAAGTTTTTTTATTCCCAGCTGAAGAAATGATTGCGACGGAGGTTGCGACAAGTTCACCAGAGTCACGAGCGCAACGGGTCCAGGCTTTAAACGCCTTATTGCGTGACAGTCCGGCAGTGATCGTGACCTCGGTTGCAGGTGCCCGGCGGTTCTTGCCGCCCGTCGCACAATTTCAAGCAGCCACGTTACCGGTAGCCGTTGGTCAAGATATTGATTTGGAAGACTTGCAGCGGCAACTACACGACATGGGTTACGTTAAGGAAAAGTTAGTCGCACGCCCAGGAGATTTTGCGGTACGGGGCTCAATCGTGGATATTTACCCGTTAGATGCGGACTACCCTTTACGACTGGACTTCTTTGATACTGAAGTTGATACACTGAAGTATTTTGACCCGGGAACGCAACGTTCGGTGGAAAACTTGGATGAGTATACAATTTTGCCAGCTACCGATTTTATCCTGACAACAGCTATGCTGCAGGCCGGGGCACAGCGTCTTAAAACGGCGATTGCGGCTGAAAGTAAGAAACTCAAGCCAGCCGAACGCCAGACTTTGGCCGATAATTTAGCACAACCTTTAGCTGACATGGAAAAAGGAATTATCGGAAACGATTTATTGTTATATGGCGATTATTTATACGACCGGAAAACGAGTATTTTTGACTATGTGGCCGCTGACGGGCTCGTTATCTTCGAAGAATATTCGCGTTTGCTTGATAGTGAGCAGCAGTTATTAACGCAAGAAGCTGACTGGGTTACGGACCAATTGGCACATCACCGGGTGCTGGCAACTGCGAGTTACGGCAATGATATTCGGGATTTGCTCCGGGATGACCAACATGCACAACTCTTGATTTCGCTGTTTCAAAAGGGCATCGGTAACGTCAAACTAGCGCAAGTCACTAACGTGCGCACACGCCCGATGCAGGAATTTTTTGGGCAGCTCCCAGCGTTGAAGACCGAACTGGATCGGTGGCATAAGCTTAAACAGACGGTGGTCTTGATGGTATCAGAGGCTGAGCGTCTGACAAAGGTCAGTGATACGCTTGATGATTTTGAAATTGAAGCGGTCATGACTAAGGCCACTAATTTACAACCGGGTGCGGTTCAAATCGTGCAAGGTAGCTTGCAAAATGGATTTGAGTTTCCGGATGGTAAATTAGTCATCGTAACCGAGCAAGAAATGTTCAAGAAGGTGGCTAAGAAGCGTCCACGTCGTCAGACCTTGGCTAATGCCGAACGGTTGAAGAGTTATACGGATCTCAAACCCGGCGATTACGTCGTGCACGTCAATCACGGGATCGGAAAGTACGTTGGTATGGAGACGCTGGAAGTTGATGGTGTCCATCAAGACTACATTACGATTGCGTATCAAAATAATGCGAAGATCTTTATTCCCGTGACCCAGTTAAACCTAGTTCAAAAGTACGTTTCGTCAGAATCAAAGACGCCACGCATCAATAAGTTGGGTGGTACCGAATGGACGAAAGCGAAGCGCAAAGTCGCGGCGAAAATTGAAGATATCGCGGATGAACTAGTCGACCTGTATGCCAAGCGAGAGGCGGAGAAAGGTTACGCCTTTCCACCGGACGATAGTTATCAAGATGATTTCGATAACGATTTTCCGTACCCAGAGACGCCGGATCAAATTCGTAGTATTAATGAAATCAAGCATGATATGGAACGACCGAAACCGATGGACCGCCTATTGGTCGGCGATGTTGGTTATGGGAAGACGGAAGTCGCGTTGCGGGCCGCGTTTAAGGCGATTGAGGCCGGCAAACAAGTGGCCTTTCTAGTGCCAACGACCATTTTAGCTCAGCAACATTATGAAACGATGCTGAATCGGTTTGAAGGCTACCCGATTAACGTTGGCATGCTGTCACGATTCAGAACAACTAAGGAAATGAAAGAGACGGTCCAACAGTTAAAGAGTGGTGAAATTGACATCGTGGTTGGTACGCACCGCTTACTGTCTAAGGACGTCGCGTTTGCTGATCTGGGCCTGCTCATTATTGATGAGGAACAACGGTTTGGGGTCAAGCATAAGGAACGACTGAAGGCCTTGAAGGCTAGTGTGGATGTCTTGACGTTAACGGCAACGCCGATTCCGCGAACATTACACATGTCGATGCTCGGTGTACGGGACTTATCAGTGATTGAGACGCCGCCAACGAACCGTTATCCGATCCAAACGTACGTCATGGAACAGAATTTTGGCGTCATTAAAGAGGGAATTGAACGAGAAATGCAACGTAATGGGCAGGTTTTTTATTTGCATAACCGGGTTCATGATATTGATAAAGTCGTTGCACAGATCAAAGACTTGGTTCCTGACGCGGCGGTGGCCCATATTGATGGTCAGATGCCTGAGTCACAACTCGAAGGGATTCTCTACGATTTCATTCGGGGTGAGTACGATGTGTTAGTGACAACAACGATCATTGAGACCGGGGTTGATATTCCAAACGTCAACACCTTATTTGTGGAAAATGCTGACCGGATGGGACTGTCACAGCTATACCAGTTGCGTGGCCGGATTGGTCGGAGTAGTCGGGTCGCCTATGCTTACTTTACTTATCAGCAAAATAAAGTTTTGACAGAAGTTGGTGAGAAACGGTTACAGGCCATCAAGGACTTTACGGAACTTGGATCTGGCTTTAAAATCGCGATGCGCGACTTGTCGATTCGGGGTGCTGGTAACTTGTTAGGTAAGCAACAGCACGGCTTTATTGACTCAGTTGGTTATGACCTCTATACCCAGATGTTGTCAGAAGCAGTGGCGAAGAAGCGTGGTCAGGCGGCTAAAGTTAAGACCGATGCCACGGTCGAACTTGGAATCGAAGCCTACTTGCCGACCAGCTATATTGAAGATGAACGGCAAAAGATCGAAATTTATAAACGGATTCGCCAGCTGGAGAATAATGATCAGTACATGGAAGTTCAGGATGATTTAATGGATCGATTTGGTGATTATCCGGTAGAAGTCGCTGGACTATTAGCAGTAGGTAAGCTGAAGTTACTGGCGGATGACGCGCTGATTGAGAAGATTCAGCGTGACGATAGTGAGCTACACCTAACGTTATCCAAACAAGGGACGGCTAAGCTAGATACTAAAGATATTTTTAAGGCCTTGGCAAAAACAAAATTAAAAGCGACAGTTGGAATTGATGATGATAAAATGAAGGTTAAATTAGTCATTCAGCCAAAGATGCAACAGGATGAGTGGCTGGCGCAATTAACACAGTTTGTCGAACAACTGAGTTTGATCTTAGCCGAAGACGATGTCGCTAGTGCGTCTTAG
- the pth gene encoding aminoacyl-tRNA hydrolase — protein MKMIVGLGNIGRQYAQTRHNVGFMIVDELASKLNVTFQTSKFEAQVATAFQDGEKILLVKPATYMNDSGRAVGPLMSYYNVDPADLLVIHDDLDLPLGKVRLKQKGSAGGHNGIKSIISHVGDQHFKRVKVGIDHPQKMSVVDYVLGKFTPAEVAKFDDAKITALAAVEAWLANDDFAAVMNQYN, from the coding sequence ATGAAAATGATCGTTGGGTTAGGCAACATTGGGCGGCAATATGCCCAGACACGTCATAATGTTGGTTTTATGATTGTGGACGAATTAGCTAGCAAACTAAACGTTACGTTTCAAACGAGTAAATTTGAAGCACAGGTGGCAACGGCTTTTCAAGACGGTGAGAAGATTTTACTGGTGAAACCCGCCACTTATATGAATGATTCTGGACGAGCGGTGGGACCGTTGATGAGCTATTACAATGTTGATCCTGCTGATTTGCTCGTTATACATGATGATTTAGATTTGCCATTAGGAAAAGTACGCCTCAAACAAAAGGGATCGGCGGGTGGTCATAATGGCATCAAGAGCATTATTAGTCATGTTGGCGATCAGCACTTCAAGCGCGTTAAAGTTGGTATTGACCATCCTCAGAAGATGAGTGTTGTTGATTACGTGTTGGGGAAATTTACGCCAGCCGAAGTGGCGAAGTTTGACGATGCTAAGATTACGGCGCTAGCGGCGGTCGAAGCTTGGTTAGCAAATGATGATTTTGCGGCAGTTATGAATCAATATAACTAG
- a CDS encoding L-lactate dehydrogenase, protein MSSMPNHQKVVLVGDGAVGSSYAFAMAQQGIAEEFVIVDVVKDRTKGDALDLEDAQAFTAPKKIYSGEYSDCKDADLVVITAGAPQKPGESRLDLVNKNLNILSSIVKPVVDSGFDGIFLVAANPVDILTYATWKFSGFPKDRVIGSGTSLDSSRLRVALGKQFNVDPRSVDAYIMGEHGDSEFAAYSTATIGTRPVRDVAKEQGVSDEDLAKLEDGVRNKAYDIINLKGATFYGIGTALMRISKAILRDENAVLPVGAYMDGQYGLNDIYIGTPAVIGGTGLKQIIESPLSADELKKMQDSAATLKKVLNDGLAELENK, encoded by the coding sequence TTGTCAAGCATGCCAAATCATCAAAAAGTTGTGTTAGTCGGCGACGGCGCTGTTGGTTCTAGTTACGCTTTTGCCATGGCACAACAAGGAATTGCTGAAGAATTTGTAATTGTCGATGTTGTTAAAGATCGGACAAAGGGTGACGCCCTTGATCTTGAAGACGCCCAAGCATTCACCGCTCCCAAGAAGATTTACTCAGGCGAATATTCAGATTGTAAGGACGCTGACTTAGTTGTTATTACAGCCGGTGCGCCTCAAAAGCCTGGTGAATCACGTTTAGACTTAGTTAACAAGAATTTAAATATCCTATCATCCATTGTCAAACCAGTTGTTGACTCCGGCTTTGACGGCATCTTCTTAGTTGCTGCTAACCCTGTTGACATCTTAACTTACGCTACTTGGAAATTCTCAGGTTTCCCAAAGGATCGTGTCATTGGTTCAGGGACTTCCTTAGACTCTTCACGTTTACGCGTTGCGTTAGGCAAACAATTCAATGTTGATCCTCGTTCCGTTGATGCTTACATCATGGGTGAACACGGTGATTCTGAATTTGCTGCTTACTCAACTGCAACCATCGGGACACGTCCAGTTCGCGATGTCGCTAAGGAACAAGGCGTTTCTGACGAAGATTTAGCCAAGTTAGAAGATGGTGTTCGTAACAAAGCTTACGACATCATCAACTTGAAGGGTGCCACGTTCTACGGTATCGGGACTGCTTTAATGCGGATTTCCAAAGCCATTTTACGTGATGAAAATGCCGTTTTACCAGTAGGTGCCTACATGGACGGCCAATACGGCTTAAACGACATTTATATCGGGACTCCGGCTGTGATTGGTGGAACTGGTTTGAAACAAATCATCGAATCACCACTTTCAGCTGACGAACTCAAGAAGATGCAAGATTCCGCCGCAACTTTGAAAAAAGTGCTTAACGACGGTTTAGCTGAATTAGAAAATAAATAA
- a CDS encoding L,D-transpeptidase family protein: MKHKRGLMIGGSILGLLVIGYVATSLIWQHQQTFLSNTSVAGVDVSGKTAAQAAPKVNRALEHRTYRIIENGQTKYSFTSKSAGITINTKKDLTKLVTKQNYWRWPLALLQSAQADDSSAVGQLTINHTDLKTLLQKITTTANQTKRTKTENAKLVYQHNQVEIKKEVQGTELDQAKLKTVVTKAISNGDSHITLKDAYVTPTVTSTSASLKTAKAKSAKYATEKATYNINGHKFTIPHDLILSWIKVDKQGKVSLDQNAVLTYVKQLNDKYHTYHTTRQFKSTARGTVSVSGGFYGWTIKTEAEAKALATEILKGKDFTRSPITSGSGYNNKGTDIGNTYVEVDKENQHMYVYVDGKLKVSTDIVTGKPGKHATTTGVWYIWNKEKNATLKGDNDDGSSYSQPVSYWMPFDDTGEGIHDSSWQTQYGGTWYKKHGSHGCVNTPPSVMKKVFAAVPVGTPVIVF; this comes from the coding sequence ATGAAACATAAACGTGGACTTATGATTGGGGGCAGTATCCTCGGTCTCCTCGTCATCGGATATGTTGCCACGAGCTTAATCTGGCAACATCAACAAACGTTCCTCAGTAATACGTCGGTCGCTGGTGTTGACGTCAGTGGTAAAACCGCCGCTCAAGCAGCACCGAAAGTTAATCGCGCTTTAGAACATCGCACTTATCGAATTATTGAAAACGGCCAAACAAAGTACTCATTTACCAGCAAATCAGCCGGTATTACAATCAATACTAAAAAAGATTTAACCAAATTAGTGACCAAACAAAACTACTGGCGTTGGCCCCTTGCACTATTGCAATCGGCTCAGGCTGATGATAGCTCAGCGGTTGGACAACTAACCATCAATCACACTGATTTGAAAACCCTACTACAAAAAATCACCACGACTGCCAATCAAACCAAACGAACAAAAACTGAAAACGCCAAGTTAGTTTATCAACATAACCAAGTTGAGATTAAGAAAGAAGTTCAAGGAACCGAATTAGATCAAGCTAAACTTAAGACGGTCGTCACCAAAGCAATTAGTAATGGTGACAGTCATATCACCCTTAAAGACGCCTACGTCACTCCGACCGTTACCAGCACGAGTGCTAGTTTAAAGACGGCCAAAGCAAAATCAGCGAAATACGCTACCGAAAAGGCCACCTATAATATCAACGGTCATAAATTCACGATTCCTCACGACCTAATTCTCAGTTGGATTAAAGTCGATAAGCAAGGTAAAGTGAGTTTAGACCAAAACGCTGTTCTGACTTACGTGAAGCAATTGAATGATAAGTATCATACCTATCATACGACGCGTCAGTTCAAGAGTACGGCGCGTGGGACCGTATCCGTCAGCGGTGGGTTTTATGGCTGGACCATTAAGACCGAAGCAGAGGCCAAAGCCCTTGCTACTGAAATTTTGAAGGGCAAGGACTTTACCCGCTCACCAATCACCAGTGGTTCCGGATATAACAACAAGGGCACTGACATCGGCAACACCTACGTCGAAGTTGATAAAGAAAATCAGCATATGTACGTCTACGTTGATGGAAAGCTCAAAGTTTCAACGGACATCGTTACTGGAAAGCCCGGTAAACACGCTACAACAACGGGTGTTTGGTACATCTGGAATAAGGAAAAGAACGCGACCCTTAAAGGTGATAATGACGATGGCTCAAGTTATTCCCAACCAGTTTCTTATTGGATGCCGTTCGATGACACTGGCGAAGGAATTCACGATTCTTCATGGCAAACTCAATATGGTGGTACTTGGTACAAGAAGCACGGCTCGCATGGTTGTGTGAACACCCCACCTTCTGTCATGAAAAAAGTTTTTGCTGCCGTGCCAGTCGGAACACCAGTCATTGTTTTCTAA
- a CDS encoding QueT transporter family protein, which produces MTQSKIRPWIINALVAAMYVVLCLGPAAFSLASGAIQFRVSEGLNHLAVFNRKYIWGIVAGVILFDAFGPGASLLNVLFGGGQSLLALLVLTWLAPKLKTVWQRMLLNIALFTVSMFMIALMITMMSSGVAFWPTYLTTALSELIIMSITAPIMYSLDRVLHFSDRIQ; this is translated from the coding sequence ATGACACAATCAAAAATTCGACCATGGATTATCAACGCCCTAGTCGCTGCAATGTATGTTGTATTATGCCTAGGCCCCGCAGCTTTTAGCTTGGCATCGGGCGCAATTCAATTCCGCGTTTCTGAAGGGTTGAACCACTTAGCCGTGTTCAATCGCAAGTATATTTGGGGAATTGTTGCTGGCGTTATTTTGTTTGACGCTTTTGGTCCCGGTGCGAGTCTCCTCAACGTTCTCTTTGGTGGCGGCCAATCATTATTAGCCCTGCTGGTATTGACGTGGTTGGCCCCTAAGTTGAAGACGGTTTGGCAACGGATGTTACTGAATATCGCGCTATTCACCGTTTCGATGTTTATGATCGCACTGATGATTACCATGATGAGTAGTGGTGTCGCTTTTTGGCCGACATATCTAACAACTGCTTTATCAGAGTTGATTATCATGAGTATCACTGCGCCAATTATGTACAGCTTGGATCGGGTCTTGCACTTTAGTGACCGGATTCAGTAG
- the argF gene encoding ornithine carbamoyltransferase → MNNQFEGRSFLKEIDYTPTELAYLIDFASHLKTLKAHHIPHPYLQGKNIALLFEKTSTRTRSAFTVAANDLGANPEFLGKDDIQFGTKESVVDTAKVLGSMYDGIEFRGFKQSTVEDLATYSGVPVWNGLTDEWHPTQILADFLTLKEHFGHLKGLTLAYVGDGRNNMANSLLVAGAMLGINIAIGAPVALQPAPAVVALAQQYAQAAGSTIVITADPQQAVTQADALYTDVWVSMGEQVDYGERIKQLLPFQINTALLAATGKSSTIVMHCLPALHDLKTQLGAKLGEQYGMTAFEITDDVFQSKQAVVFEEAGNRMPAIKAVMAATLGNLFIPTSIFN, encoded by the coding sequence ATGAATAATCAATTTGAAGGTCGGTCATTCTTGAAGGAAATCGACTATACACCAACAGAATTAGCTTACTTAATTGACTTTGCTAGTCACTTGAAGACCCTTAAAGCACACCATATCCCACACCCTTATTTACAAGGAAAAAATATTGCGTTGCTGTTTGAAAAAACGTCGACACGGACACGTTCTGCGTTTACTGTGGCGGCTAATGATCTGGGCGCGAATCCAGAGTTTTTGGGTAAGGACGACATCCAATTCGGGACGAAGGAGTCAGTTGTTGATACGGCGAAAGTACTGGGGTCCATGTATGATGGTATTGAATTTCGGGGCTTTAAACAAAGCACGGTCGAAGACTTAGCGACCTATAGTGGTGTGCCAGTCTGGAACGGATTGACCGATGAGTGGCACCCGACGCAGATTTTAGCGGATTTTTTAACATTAAAGGAACATTTTGGTCATTTAAAAGGGTTGACGTTAGCGTACGTTGGTGATGGTCGCAATAATATGGCTAATAGTTTACTTGTGGCGGGAGCGATGCTCGGCATCAATATCGCTATCGGGGCCCCGGTAGCGTTACAGCCAGCCCCAGCAGTGGTCGCGTTGGCCCAACAGTATGCGCAGGCAGCTGGGAGCACGATCGTGATTACGGCTGATCCGCAACAAGCCGTTACTCAGGCTGATGCGCTTTATACGGATGTCTGGGTCTCAATGGGCGAGCAGGTCGACTATGGTGAGCGGATCAAGCAACTATTGCCGTTTCAAATTAATACTGCGTTACTCGCAGCTACTGGCAAGTCATCGACGATTGTCATGCATTGCTTACCAGCACTACACGATCTAAAGACGCAGCTGGGAGCCAAATTAGGCGAACAGTACGGAATGACGGCGTTTGAAATTACGGATGATGTCTTCCAGAGTAAGCAGGCGGTCGTCTTTGAAGAGGCCGGCAACCGGATGCCAGCAATTAAGGCGGTAATGGCGGCTACATTAGGTAACTTATTTATTCCTACCAGCATTTTCAATTAG
- a CDS encoding acetylornithine transaminase, with protein MTMQHVFPTYQRFPFAITDGQGVHLTDNHGKTYLDFTAGIGVCNFGYHQPQIQAAVTQQLTHIWHTSNLYENELQDAVAGLLANGEERLVYFANSGTEANEAALKLARKYTGKTGILAFQHSFHGRTYGAMSMTGNPHIQAGYAPLVPGITFATYNDDAALDKITPELAAVILEVVQGEGGVFAGQTAWLQAVNAKCQATGVLLIIDEVQTGIGRTGYRMAYEGYGLDPDIYTVAKGLANGLPVGAMVGRRQLATAFGPGSHGSTFAGNAVAMAAAKRVLTQLTPALLTTVRAHAELVWQALATQVEPIPVVKQITGKGLMIGIHLDEQIPVNQVITRLQVEGLLTLSAGDNTLRLLPPIVMQPADLLAGIALIAKVLTTLTTEVTTNE; from the coding sequence ATGACCATGCAACACGTGTTTCCAACCTATCAACGTTTTCCATTTGCCATTACGGATGGTCAGGGCGTTCATCTGACTGATAATCATGGCAAGACGTATTTAGATTTTACGGCGGGAATCGGGGTCTGCAACTTTGGGTATCACCAACCACAAATTCAGGCGGCCGTCACCCAGCAGTTGACGCATATCTGGCATACGTCGAATTTATACGAAAATGAATTACAAGATGCCGTTGCCGGCCTGTTAGCGAATGGTGAAGAGCGACTCGTATACTTTGCAAATTCCGGAACCGAAGCTAATGAAGCTGCATTAAAACTCGCACGGAAGTACACAGGTAAAACCGGCATCTTAGCTTTTCAGCATTCATTTCACGGTCGAACCTATGGCGCTATGTCGATGACGGGCAATCCTCATATTCAGGCTGGCTATGCGCCATTAGTGCCTGGCATCACGTTTGCAACCTATAATGACGACGCGGCTTTGGACAAAATCACACCAGAGTTGGCGGCCGTTATTTTAGAAGTCGTTCAAGGTGAAGGCGGCGTCTTTGCGGGACAAACAGCTTGGTTACAAGCGGTTAATGCGAAATGCCAAGCAACGGGTGTTTTGTTGATTATTGATGAGGTGCAGACGGGAATCGGTCGGACTGGTTACCGGATGGCCTATGAAGGTTACGGCCTGGATCCTGATATCTACACGGTCGCCAAGGGCTTAGCGAATGGCTTGCCAGTGGGGGCAATGGTTGGTCGGCGGCAATTAGCCACTGCCTTTGGTCCTGGCAGCCATGGCTCGACGTTCGCCGGTAATGCTGTTGCTATGGCGGCGGCAAAACGTGTCTTGACCCAATTAACACCGGCGCTGTTAACGACGGTTCGGGCCCATGCCGAACTTGTCTGGCAAGCCCTAGCGACTCAAGTCGAACCGATACCGGTAGTGAAACAAATCACGGGGAAGGGCCTAATGATTGGAATCCACTTAGATGAACAAATCCCGGTTAATCAAGTCATTACCCGGCTACAAGTAGAAGGCTTATTGACGTTATCAGCTGGCGATAATACGTTACGTTTGTTACCCCCAATTGTGATGCAACCGGCCGATTTATTAGCTGGGATTGCCTTGATTGCAAAGGTACTGACAACTTTGACAACGGAGGTCACGACGAATGAATAA
- the argB gene encoding acetylglutamate kinase has product MTKLIVIKIGGQAISQLSTTFFDQIAQWYQQHYQILIVHGGGPMINRLTTQLALPVHKVNGLRVTDAATLVLTKLALLGDAQPALLAKLTQHHLPVLGLNAADNQLLTGELIDYRQLGYVGRLTAVNQVQLMQLLAHHIGILAPLALTETGQWLNVNADMAATVLAQQLHAEKLVLLTDVPGIIHHGNVMTSLSPQQAQQLIRTAVITAGMQPKVQAAIAAIQTGVKQAIITNAIDQPGTAIIQEVAV; this is encoded by the coding sequence ATGACAAAATTAATTGTAATTAAGATTGGGGGCCAGGCGATTAGCCAATTGAGCACCACTTTCTTTGACCAAATCGCACAGTGGTACCAACAGCATTATCAGATTCTGATCGTACACGGTGGGGGGCCAATGATCAATCGACTGACGACTCAGCTTGCTTTGCCCGTGCATAAGGTGAACGGGTTGCGGGTGACGGATGCGGCGACCTTAGTGCTCACCAAGTTGGCCCTGCTAGGAGATGCGCAACCAGCCTTACTTGCAAAATTAACGCAACATCACCTACCTGTGTTGGGGCTCAATGCGGCGGATAATCAGTTACTAACTGGTGAATTGATTGATTATCGACAGCTAGGGTATGTCGGCCGGCTCACCGCTGTCAATCAAGTGCAATTAATGCAATTGTTGGCTCATCATATCGGTATTTTGGCCCCTTTAGCCTTAACCGAGACGGGACAATGGCTCAATGTCAATGCGGATATGGCAGCGACCGTGCTAGCCCAACAACTACATGCTGAAAAATTGGTTTTGCTAACCGATGTCCCGGGAATTATACATCACGGTAATGTGATGACATCACTATCGCCACAACAAGCTCAGCAATTGATTCGAACAGCTGTGATCACCGCGGGAATGCAACCCAAAGTTCAAGCTGCAATTGCCGCGATTCAGACGGGAGTCAAGCAGGCTATTATTACGAATGCAATCGATCAACCAGGAACCGCAATTATTCAGGAGGTGGCCGTATGA